ttgtagaTGGCTATTTGCATTATTTCTAAATTTTAGCTACTGTAAatagtgctgcaatgaacataggtgtgtgtatatatgttttaTGATAGATGTTTTAGTGTTCTTTGTATAGATCCAAAGGGTGGAATTCCTGGATAATAGGCTcccctatttaaattttttaaagaaatattcatCCTGTTTTATATAGAGACTAACCTATTTTACATTTATCCCAACTGTGTGCAAGAGTTCTTCCTCCATATCCCTGTAAACATTTCTTGtgtctagccttttttttttttttttagtgcaaaCCATTCTCATAGGCATTAGCCAATGGTATagcagtgttgtcttgatttctgAATTTTCCTAGTAATGTGATCTGAGCTTTATTTCATGTGTCTGCTGGATATCTCCATATCTTCTTTGGATAAATtttcagcatatatatatatatgtatatatatatatatatttaaaacaaattaaatacatcttaaaatttTTCTTCATAAGCCCATCATTTTGATTAGGCAACCTTCTTCACTTCTAGCTACTAAATTGCTTGAATTAAGATCATAGCTTTGTCTGTTTTCTCTGTCCTCATGGACATTTAACATTTTTAGTTTAAATACCATATTTAATTAATGACATACCACCCATCTTGCATAGTAGTAAATGTATCTGGTCTCTTCTGTTTTATTCCATTTggaatatcactttattgaggaaatgatgATTTACAGGGTATTATAGTTGTCATGGGGTTACAGTTCTACTTTTCTCCAAGATAGGTGCCAGTACATCTGACCATTCATCAAACATCATCCTTAAGCTTTATTTGATAATATTACATTTATTCTTATAATTTTTCTTGTCTCAAAAATGcttgggaaaaatattttttaaaaaatatttatttatttccttttgttgccctttttgttttattgttgtagttattgatgtcattgttgttggctagaacagagagaaatggagacaggatgggaaaacagagaggggagaaaaggtagacacctgcagacctgtttcaccacttgtaaagcaactcctcctgcaggtggggagccaggggctcgaatcgggatccttacgccggtccttgctctttgtgcctcctgtgcttaagtcactacgctaccacctgactcccaggaaaaaTCTTAATGTGTAACAAATGTCTCTATTATTGTATCTTTACTTTATgatgaattttttattattgttctagTCACAGACTGGCTTACCTCTGAAATCTCAGCTCACAAATGAAATACCCCATGTAGTTAAGGATAATATGATGTTTCAAATCATGTTTAAAATGAAGCCTCACTTTTCCCGCTGTGATACCATCTTATAGTTTGGTTATGATTGACttgtttttatctctttctctgatGCTTCATGAGAGGTTCCTAGAAAATGGGAACCATGTTTCTCAGATTCTGTTCCCAACATAGCAGATATGTACTAAAATATCTGCTACTTAAACAGTTGCTGATTAAAATTCTGATTACTAaaactttatgattttttttactgtattctTAAAAGATTGCTTCACCTGCTGATTCCTTAGAGTATAAATAAAAGGGTTCAACAAGGGGCTAACTGAAGTCATGAGCAGGGATATTTCCTTGTCAAAGTTACCTCCTTTCTTTGGTGAGGGACTAATGTATAAGAAGAGGCAGCTGCCATAAGACAGGGAGATGACAATCATGTGGGAGGAACAAGTAGAAAAGGCCTTTGTCCTCTGCTGGGCAGAAGGGATCCTCAGAATGGTCTTGATAATGTATGTGTAAGAAAGTGTCACCAGTGCCAGAGTCACCACCAGAGTCAGAACTGCCAGGAAAATGACCGTTATTTCTAATAGGCTTGTGTCTGAGCAAGCGGCCCTTAGCAGGGGTCTGTAGTCACAGTAATATTGGTTCAGCACATTTGTGCCACAGAAATCCACTTGGCTCATCAGGATGATTGGGGGTACTATAGTTACAAAGCCTCCCATCCAAGACAGGAGCACAAGCTGTATGCAGACCCTGCTGCTCATGATGGTCATGTAGTGCAGGGgtttgcagatggccacatagcggtcataggacATAGAAGCCAGGAGGTAAAACTCTGTCCCTCCAAGGAGGATAGCAAAGAAATACTGAGTGAAGCATCCAGCAAAACTGATGGTTTTATGACCTGTTGCTAAGCTGGTCAGAAGTCTGGGAATAAAAATGGATGTGAAGGAAACTTCTAAGAAAGCAAAATTCCTGAGGAAAAAGTACATGGGGGTCTTGAGGTGGGGGTCTACTAGAGTGAGTATGATGATAGTCAGGTTTCCCAGGACACTTAGTAGGTAGGCGAGGAATAGCAAGGTGAATATTACCACCTGGAGATCAGGTTGATTTGTGAGACCGAGCAGGATAAACTCAGTAAATGTTGTTTCGTTTTTCATTGTTGACCTTTGTTGactaaagggaagaaagaaaagtaatgatGAAAATGGAAGCATtgtcatgaaagaaaaaaaaaaaatcaagttactAGCAATCAGCAAAATTAGGTCATTATGTTAAGATTTATCCTCTGACATAGCCTTTTTCCTACTCCACTTTGCTTCACTTATTGGATACCTGTGATTCATGTGCAAGTGGCTGTAGTCACagactctttcatttctttttgttggcCCAGCCTTGGGTTCTTAGCAAGGTTAAGTCATACAGAAGTCATTTATTATGCTGTACGGTAGTACGTCTAAATTTCCTGCAATAATTTTTGTCAGTAATACTTCAATATTTCTGTTTAAGTCTGTGGTCTTGGTATactttattaaagatttatttacatgtttgtttatttttttcaattttggcaTAAGGTTGTTTCAGTTATTGAACCTCATACCTTTGAAGCTTAAGGACTGAAAAACCTTTGCTCTGCCACTGCTTTCCCTTCTGATTTGTGAAATTATTTATCCTAGCCacctttttaatcttatttttgaaTTTGTTTTTCTATGTGACCTGGTGCTTCAACACATGAAAGTAAAATATCTTTAGTTTCTGATTTCCTTTTAAGTAATCCGTGTAAATGTCCCCAACATAGGCAATGTTCTAACCCAAGTTCAAAATTTTATTGTTACATGTTCAATtttttggggttggggttggggaatGGATGCCTTTATGGCCATTAGTATTCTGTATGCAACtgttgtttctagattcttttcttttatactgTCAGTCTTTCCCATGCCTAGGACTCACCCATTACTAGATAATATTGTAAGCATTAAGCCTTATGGTGTTGTTGTAGTCAGAGAATTCTGGGCATTCATTTGCTATATCACTGGATGCATGTCTTTGAATGGATTTTTTCTTAAGTCTTATAAAATCCTGAGTAGTATCTATGACTAGACTTCCACTGTAACATCAAACTGTTTCTCTGTTCTTTGA
This portion of the Erinaceus europaeus chromosome 7, mEriEur2.1, whole genome shotgun sequence genome encodes:
- the LOC103109213 gene encoding olfactory receptor 6C4-like, which encodes MKNETTFTEFILLGLTNQPDLQVVIFTLLFLAYLLSVLGNLTIIILTLVDPHLKTPMYFFLRNFAFLEVSFTSIFIPRLLTSLATGHKTISFAGCFTQYFFAILLGGTEFYLLASMSYDRYVAICKPLHYMTIMSSRVCIQLVLLSWMGGFVTIVPPIILMSQVDFCGTNVLNQYYCDYRPLLRAACSDTSLLEITVIFLAVLTLVVTLALVTLSYTYIIKTILRIPSAQQRTKAFSTCSSHMIVISLSYGSCLFLYISPSPKKGGNFDKEISLLMTSVSPLLNPFIYTLRNQQVKQSFKNTVKKIIKF